The genome window CACTTTTgcttacattattttattctaaCCTATaccacttttacgttatattaaatattctttttacatGTATTTCAgaaacttatatatttttaacaatattataagaaattttattttatacctatatttgtaatttatataaaatctatGAAGTTAAATTTGAATGATAACTTCAATTTTCTTGTTAAAAttggtattttaataaatacacgaaaatgtatttattaatttctatttaataaaaaatatacatatatttattttatatttaaattttttatgtaaatttggaacaattttttcattaaaatttaaacatGCACACATtaacatacacatacacaatTATAAAACTTACATTACTAATCATAATTGtactacatataatatattagatTATTGTATAGCgtttgtatataaattaaatacatatatttatcaaTATCTTTCAATTCAATATCATTATGTaaagaaattcatatttaaGAATCTGGTGATTCAGAGTATAAATTCTGAAGATCCGTGAGCAGTTTATTTGATATATATGTTACATTAACAGATTTATCTATGCTATCTACTTGACATAATGATTTGAACTTTTTACTATCTGGagtttctaaaaaatttatatttgactTTAAAGCCATATATTCTCTGAGTGATCGATTCAGCTTACATTTTTTTAGACTTTTAGGAGTCTTTGGTTTAGATAAGTAATTCTGAATAGGTTTTGCGTGCATAATATTAAGTTgattttctaattctagaaaACTTCCATCTGCTACTGCAGTATCAGACATTCTTCTTATATTGAAACCTCTgtcattttctttattttcatcatTTCCAGTTGACTTACTTTCATTTGAATCCTTTTTGTTTATTACTGTAATTTGTGGTATATGTGTAATAGGTGTCTTCAACTGTTCTTCTGAATATTGTACTGATTTGCAACAAGTTTCTACTTGCACTCCTTTGTCCATCATTTTATTACTTCTATTCTCAGTATCAGAAGTAATATCTCTATCTTTTACAAGTAATTCTGTGACATGTGTTAATAGTGATCTTAATTTAGGTATCCTTTCCtctgtttcttttaataaatcttTTAAGTCATGTTCcaatcgaataattttatctttatttatacAGATCACCTCAGGTGATTCCACATTTGTACAATTTCCAGAAGCCActaattttatatcttcaatatcattatataaattttgaatacAGTTATCTGTTTCTTTTGGTTTTGATGATATGTCACATTTTAAAGCACTCTTGTTTGGAATAAATTTCTCATGTATTGAATTATTTTGTGTAAACACCTGATTctcattatttgttattatttgttgAGAGGATTTTAATGCTACATGTAATGTTTCCAAAAGTTGTACACGATTTATATCAATAGGATTTGGTTTTGAATTATTAGAACATTGAACAATTTTCTGTTCATTATATATTTGCCTATTCTTAGATGGTACTGCAGAATTAATATTAACAGCTAAGGATTCACTCgtgattttattttcatttttagagtcagtatttatttcatctatttctcttgatatttcatatattgttGACTGCCTAGTTATGTTCACAttacatttttctaaatatttatcttttatagcATTTGGTGGTAGTAATaaacttcttttctttattgGTTTAGAAATCTTATGATGAAACTGCTCAGATTTATCTGGTTgagttttattttcattgttattttttGTAGCATTAATAGGAGTAccattaaaattaagaaatctacGTACATGCTTTTTACAGGATTCAATTTGAATAcctaacaaaaataaaattatatgttattataaatatttaattaaagatacTAATATATACTAACCACTTTGTTCCACATTTGcccttatattttttttgtttgaaAGTGCACCCAATCTTTCTGGTTGTGTTCTTTTACGTACTgaaattcgtttatttttatgaatatataacaCTTACATAAAAAAGATTAaggacaaaatatatatatgtaccacTGTCTTGAGGAATGCCTTTTACATTTTCGGGTAGACGAAGCAATTGTGCAATTTTAATTGGTTGAGGTCTTTCATAGTCTATGAAATGAAAACTTAATTAGTAAGACTATTTGATTTATGtacgaaaattatattatagcgAAATTACCTTTTTTATGTACGCTGTTTGATAGTAATTTTGAACATGTTGAATATTCTGTCATCCTTTTTGACTGTGGTCGCTTAACTTTGGATTTACCCTGAAGGAAAATATGTAATCATGTATATCATTTATGTAGATTctttatatattacaaaatttaatttacaccCACTGTTGAACTAGATGTAATAGgcattatttttaattcttaattgAGTATTAAcgtatcaaaatattatatctttcACATTATAATTTATACCACAAGTTgctttttacttattttatccATTCTTACTTCACATAATGTAGTGCAATAATTAAATGCTTTTAACAATTACactataaacataaataaaatacaaatgtaaagataatgtatataaacaaattcaaatttcttaGAATTTAACGGATTTTAGTCATGAAACTCAATAATGAATAGATCCGTAAGTGACAAATCATGTTTCAGTTATATGGAATGGCGCATTTACATTGTGCAAGCATAGCATACACCAATGAAAAGTTGTGAACTTACATTTTACATATCGCGCGTTTAGTTTATGATTCTAAATCCACAAGTTagaaataaaagttatatattGTATAGCAATAATTTTTATGGATGCTTATGTATATAATGTACACTACACGATTAATTACCTGTTACAAGCAAGTACTATGCAAATGTGAAAGGTTTTGCGCAGATTTCTTATCTATAGTTGGCTATTCCCCAAAGTCACATCTGTCGgccattttgttaaatttatttctaaacgTATCCCCTCCAAATTGAAAACAACCGAAGGTTGACGCTGTTCTTAATCTCGATAAAGTATTTTTGGTTAGGTTAATAGCTGTGTAGAGGATATTTAACAGTAAGTAAATTATTGTGATTGCGTCTATTTCTATCAACATTGAATTGAGGCAGAAAATTTCTACGCGTGCACGAACAAGTACCACTTTAGCATAGTTCGTAATGTGTAATTGGATGGAAGGAGGCTCAGAATAAAGAGAGGCTATGGCTACTGCTTTGATCATATGTAAAATACTGTTACCCTATCGGCCACCCATTGTTTTTCATTACCCATCTATTTGGCACTTCTATCAATTGGTTCATTcgcgtaaaacaattttctatttcgaaATGCTTCTTATAACCTCTAAAGTCATAACCTATATAATATAACCTTAGATGtcaacattttaaatattcgttGTTTAAAAAGTTTAGTGAAAACGCTCTTAGAAAATCTTAAATCcataattgataaataattttgaatgtCTCTTACTGTATCTTCTAAGTTAGTTTCACACACAACTTTCAACATTGCACCttatgttatttaatattatatattattaaataaatttaattcattttcaatAGGAAATGTATAAAGAGGAATCTTTCgttaacaatttataattaatgaatgaaagtaattattttcttaCTACAAAGATAGCTATTATAGATAGAAGACTTTCTGTGAAAACAATTCTTTAATTcacaatgttttatttttacttaaaaattaaGTAGATAATCATCTATTAAAAAGAAGGTTTTGTTCTTTTGAATTTGAACCATATCTCTTTAGATTTAAATTAATTGTGTCAATATTTAAcctcatataatatatttttgatgtttatgtatttatatgttcTGTGTATTATGTATATACTGGTAGAtgatatatagatattatataaataacatatcaaagtaatgaaataaaagaaattaaaatgatcACTATACAACTTTAAGATTAAGAgtaattcttatattttagtGATTTCAGTGATCAAATAAGTTTAGATTATAACAAAATGGATGTTGCTGGAGACTTAACACTACAGTGGGTGGAGGAGGTGGGAAATGTTATTCACGAAGAGGTAATATGTGGTTTAGAAGCACAACTTGTTGGAGCAGAAGAGGAAGTGATAGGAGCTTGCGAAGAAGTTACAATAGAAGAAACAGTAGAGTCAGTTCCCAATGTTACTTCTACGACAGGGCCAGAAATATTAATGGTACCACAATCCAACGACATGGAA of Bombus terrestris chromosome 5, iyBomTerr1.2, whole genome shotgun sequence contains these proteins:
- the LOC105665735 gene encoding uncharacterized protein LOC105665735 isoform X2, whose amino-acid sequence is MTEYSTCSKLLSNSVHKKDYERPQPIKIAQLLRLPENVKGIPQDSVRKRTQPERLGALSNKKNIRANVEQSGIQIESCKKHVRRFLNFNGTPINATKNNNENKTQPDKSEQFHHKISKPIKKRSLLLPPNAIKDKYLEKCNVNITRQSTIYEISREIDEINTDSKNENKITSESLAVNINSAVPSKNRQIYNEQKIVQCSNNSKPNPIDINRVQLLETLHVALKSSQQIITNNENQVFTQNNSIHEKFIPNKSALKCDISSKPKETDNCIQNLYNDIEDIKLVASGNCTNVESPEVICINKDKIIRLEHDLKDLLKETEERIPKLRSLLTHVTELLVKDRDITSDTENRSNKMMDKGVQVETCCKSVQYSEEQLKTPITHIPQITVINKKDSNESKSTGNDENKENDRGFNIRRMSDTAVADGSFLELENQLNIMHAKPIQNYLSKPKTPKSLKKCKLNRSLREYMALKSNINFLETPDSKKFKSLCQVDSIDKSVNVTYISNKLLTDLQNLYSESPDS
- the LOC105665735 gene encoding uncharacterized protein LOC105665735 isoform X1, encoding MPITSSSTGKSKVKRPQSKRMTEYSTCSKLLSNSVHKKDYERPQPIKIAQLLRLPENVKGIPQDSVRKRTQPERLGALSNKKNIRANVEQSGIQIESCKKHVRRFLNFNGTPINATKNNNENKTQPDKSEQFHHKISKPIKKRSLLLPPNAIKDKYLEKCNVNITRQSTIYEISREIDEINTDSKNENKITSESLAVNINSAVPSKNRQIYNEQKIVQCSNNSKPNPIDINRVQLLETLHVALKSSQQIITNNENQVFTQNNSIHEKFIPNKSALKCDISSKPKETDNCIQNLYNDIEDIKLVASGNCTNVESPEVICINKDKIIRLEHDLKDLLKETEERIPKLRSLLTHVTELLVKDRDITSDTENRSNKMMDKGVQVETCCKSVQYSEEQLKTPITHIPQITVINKKDSNESKSTGNDENKENDRGFNIRRMSDTAVADGSFLELENQLNIMHAKPIQNYLSKPKTPKSLKKCKLNRSLREYMALKSNINFLETPDSKKFKSLCQVDSIDKSVNVTYISNKLLTDLQNLYSESPDS